A single genomic interval of Pomacea canaliculata isolate SZHN2017 linkage group LG5, ASM307304v1, whole genome shotgun sequence harbors:
- the LOC112563841 gene encoding C-terminal-binding protein-like isoform X3: protein MDKRRPQDILMQQPAKKNRIDAPMAIRGPIPNGPMHPRPLVALLDGRDCSVEMPILKDVATVAFCDAQSTQEIHEKVLNEAVGALMWHTITLTKEDLDKFKSLRVIIRIGSGYDNVDVKAAGEMGIAVCNVPGYGVEEVADSTMCLILNLYRRTYWLANMVREGKKINGPEQLREAAQGSARIRGDTLGIVGLGRVGTAVAIRAKVFGFNIIFYDPYLGDGIEKSLGITRVYTLQELLFQSDCVTLHCNLNEHNHHLINDYTIKQMRPGAFLINTARGGLVDEHALAAALKDGRIRAAALDVQENEPFSLATSPLKDCPNLLITPHSAFYSEQSVSELREMAAGEVRRAILGRIPDSLRNCVNKEYFTQTTSLRHAGQMA from the exons ATGGACAAAAGGCGACCGCAGGACATTCTCATGCAGCAACCTGCCAAGAAAAATAGAATTGATGCACCAA TGGCTATCCGAGGACCTATACCCAATGGACCTATGCACCCACGCCCTCTTGTGGCACTGTTGGATGGGAGGGACTGTTCAGTTGAAATGCCTATCCTTAAAGATGTAGCAACTGTTGCATTTTGTGATGCACAGTCAACACAGGAGATCCATGAAAAA GTATTAAACGAAGCCGTAGGTGCTTTGATGTGGCATACAATCACCTTAACCAAAGAAGATCTGGACAAGTTCAAAAGTTTGAGGGTTATCATACGTATTGGCAGCGGCTATGATAATGTTGATGTGAAGGCAGCTGGAGAGATGG GCATCGCTGTCTGCAATGTGCCTGGCTATGGCGTTGAAGAAGTGGCTGACTCGACAATGTGTCTCATCCTAAATCTTTATCGTCGCACTTATTGGCTTGCAAACATGGTACGCGAGGGCAAGAAGATAAATGGTCCAGAACAGTTACGAGAAGCTGCACAAGGTTCAGCGCGGATTCGCGGTGACACACTAGGAATTGTTGGTCTTG gTCGTGTTGGCACAGCTGTAGCTATACGAGCGAAAGTTTTTGGGTTCAACATTATATTTTACGATCCTTACCTTGGAGATGGCATAGAAAAGTCACTTG GAATCACTCGTGTGTACACTCTGCAAGAGCTACTTTTCCAAAGTGATTGTGTTACACTTCACTGCAATCTTAATGAACATAATCATCATCTAATCAACGACTACACAATCAAACAGATGAGACCAG GAGCATTCCTGATCAACACCGCTCGGGGAGGACTTGTCGATGAGCATGCTTTGGCTGCAGCACTCAAAGATGGCCGCATTCGGGCAGCCGCTTTGGATGTTCAAGAAAATGAACCATTTAGCCTCGCCACAA gTCCATTGAAAGATTGTCCAAACCTCCTGATCACCCCTCATTCAGCCTTCTATAGTGAACAAAGTGTTTCGGAATTGAGAGAAATGGCTGCAGGAGAAGTACGGCGTGCGATCCTTGGCCGAATCCCAGACAGCCTACGCAACTGTGTCAACAAGGAATATTTTACTCAAACCACAA GTCTGAGACATGCGGGCCAGATGGCATGA
- the LOC112563841 gene encoding C-terminal-binding protein-like isoform X1, with translation MDKRRPQDILMQQPAKKNRIDAPMAIRGPIPNGPMHPRPLVALLDGRDCSVEMPILKDVATVAFCDAQSTQEIHEKVLNEAVGALMWHTITLTKEDLDKFKSLRVIIRIGSGYDNVDVKAAGEMGIAVCNVPGYGVEEVADSTMCLILNLYRRTYWLANMVREGKKINGPEQLREAAQGSARIRGDTLGIVGLGRVGTAVAIRAKVFGFNIIFYDPYLGDGIEKSLGITRVYTLQELLFQSDCVTLHCNLNEHNHHLINDYTIKQMRPGAFLINTARGGLVDEHALAAALKDGRIRAAALDVQENEPFSLATSPLKDCPNLLITPHSAFYSEQSVSELREMAAGEVRRAILGRIPDSLRNCVNKEYFTQTTNNVRFPFSPTAYADTINGAGYTAFNPAAAAAAAAVAMGVHSTTDLHPVVPHSAPLTVAHSTHADANHLKAESSEPGH, from the exons ATGGACAAAAGGCGACCGCAGGACATTCTCATGCAGCAACCTGCCAAGAAAAATAGAATTGATGCACCAA TGGCTATCCGAGGACCTATACCCAATGGACCTATGCACCCACGCCCTCTTGTGGCACTGTTGGATGGGAGGGACTGTTCAGTTGAAATGCCTATCCTTAAAGATGTAGCAACTGTTGCATTTTGTGATGCACAGTCAACACAGGAGATCCATGAAAAA GTATTAAACGAAGCCGTAGGTGCTTTGATGTGGCATACAATCACCTTAACCAAAGAAGATCTGGACAAGTTCAAAAGTTTGAGGGTTATCATACGTATTGGCAGCGGCTATGATAATGTTGATGTGAAGGCAGCTGGAGAGATGG GCATCGCTGTCTGCAATGTGCCTGGCTATGGCGTTGAAGAAGTGGCTGACTCGACAATGTGTCTCATCCTAAATCTTTATCGTCGCACTTATTGGCTTGCAAACATGGTACGCGAGGGCAAGAAGATAAATGGTCCAGAACAGTTACGAGAAGCTGCACAAGGTTCAGCGCGGATTCGCGGTGACACACTAGGAATTGTTGGTCTTG gTCGTGTTGGCACAGCTGTAGCTATACGAGCGAAAGTTTTTGGGTTCAACATTATATTTTACGATCCTTACCTTGGAGATGGCATAGAAAAGTCACTTG GAATCACTCGTGTGTACACTCTGCAAGAGCTACTTTTCCAAAGTGATTGTGTTACACTTCACTGCAATCTTAATGAACATAATCATCATCTAATCAACGACTACACAATCAAACAGATGAGACCAG GAGCATTCCTGATCAACACCGCTCGGGGAGGACTTGTCGATGAGCATGCTTTGGCTGCAGCACTCAAAGATGGCCGCATTCGGGCAGCCGCTTTGGATGTTCAAGAAAATGAACCATTTAGCCTCGCCACAA gTCCATTGAAAGATTGTCCAAACCTCCTGATCACCCCTCATTCAGCCTTCTATAGTGAACAAAGTGTTTCGGAATTGAGAGAAATGGCTGCAGGAGAAGTACGGCGTGCGATCCTTGGCCGAATCCCAGACAGCCTACGCAACTGTGTCAACAAGGAATATTTTACTCAAACCACAA ACAATGTTCGCTTTCCGTTTTCCCCGACTGCCTATGCTGACACCATCAACGGGGCAGGCTACACGGCCTTCAACCCAGCggcggcagcagcagcggcagcagtAGCCATGGGCGTGCACTCAACCACCGACCTCCACCCAGTGGTGCCCCACTCTGCCCCCCTGACTGTGGCCCACAGTACCCATGCTGATGCCAATCACCTCAAGGCGGAAAGCTCCGAACCAGGACACTAG
- the LOC112563841 gene encoding C-terminal-binding protein-like isoform X2, which yields MDKRRPQDILMQQPAKKNRIDAPMAIRGPIPNGPMHPRPLVALLDGRDCSVEMPILKDVATVAFCDAQSTQEIHEKVLNEAVGALMWHTITLTKEDLDKFKSLRVIIRIGSGYDNVDVKAAGEMGIAVCNVPGYGVEEVADSTMCLILNLYRRTYWLANMVREGKKINGPEQLREAAQGSARIRGDTLGIVGLGRVGTAVAIRAKVFGFNIIFYDPYLGDGIEKSLGITRVYTLQELLFQSDCVTLHCNLNEHNHHLINDYTIKQMRPGAFLINTARGGLVDEHALAAALKDGRIRAAALDVQENEPFSLATSPLKDCPNLLITPHSAFYSEQSVSELREMAAGEVRRAILGRIPDSLRNCVNKEYFTQTTSSGGPSQHPRFLSAP from the exons ATGGACAAAAGGCGACCGCAGGACATTCTCATGCAGCAACCTGCCAAGAAAAATAGAATTGATGCACCAA TGGCTATCCGAGGACCTATACCCAATGGACCTATGCACCCACGCCCTCTTGTGGCACTGTTGGATGGGAGGGACTGTTCAGTTGAAATGCCTATCCTTAAAGATGTAGCAACTGTTGCATTTTGTGATGCACAGTCAACACAGGAGATCCATGAAAAA GTATTAAACGAAGCCGTAGGTGCTTTGATGTGGCATACAATCACCTTAACCAAAGAAGATCTGGACAAGTTCAAAAGTTTGAGGGTTATCATACGTATTGGCAGCGGCTATGATAATGTTGATGTGAAGGCAGCTGGAGAGATGG GCATCGCTGTCTGCAATGTGCCTGGCTATGGCGTTGAAGAAGTGGCTGACTCGACAATGTGTCTCATCCTAAATCTTTATCGTCGCACTTATTGGCTTGCAAACATGGTACGCGAGGGCAAGAAGATAAATGGTCCAGAACAGTTACGAGAAGCTGCACAAGGTTCAGCGCGGATTCGCGGTGACACACTAGGAATTGTTGGTCTTG gTCGTGTTGGCACAGCTGTAGCTATACGAGCGAAAGTTTTTGGGTTCAACATTATATTTTACGATCCTTACCTTGGAGATGGCATAGAAAAGTCACTTG GAATCACTCGTGTGTACACTCTGCAAGAGCTACTTTTCCAAAGTGATTGTGTTACACTTCACTGCAATCTTAATGAACATAATCATCATCTAATCAACGACTACACAATCAAACAGATGAGACCAG GAGCATTCCTGATCAACACCGCTCGGGGAGGACTTGTCGATGAGCATGCTTTGGCTGCAGCACTCAAAGATGGCCGCATTCGGGCAGCCGCTTTGGATGTTCAAGAAAATGAACCATTTAGCCTCGCCACAA gTCCATTGAAAGATTGTCCAAACCTCCTGATCACCCCTCATTCAGCCTTCTATAGTGAACAAAGTGTTTCGGAATTGAGAGAAATGGCTGCAGGAGAAGTACGGCGTGCGATCCTTGGCCGAATCCCAGACAGCCTACGCAACTGTGTCAACAAGGAATATTTTACTCAAACCACAA GTTCTGGGGGGCCCAGCCAGCACCCTCGCTTTTTGTCAGCTCCTTGA